The Thermovirga sp. DNA window GATGGCGGATCAAAAAAGCTCCTGGGAAAGCAAGGAAAGAAGCTGCGGCGTCCTCCTCCACCTGCCTTCCCTGCCCTCTCGGTGGGGCGTCGGTGATATGGGGAGGGGGGCCGGCCTGTTCCTGGACTTTCTCCTTTCTTCGGGCCAGGCCCTCTGGCAGATCCTACCCCTCTCGCCCACCGACTCTGCCCAGGGGCACTCGCCCTACAGCGGCCTCTCCGCCTTCGCCGGGAATCCGCTTTTCATCAGCCCCGAGCTGCTCGTCGAGGACGATCTCCTCGAGGTATCCGACCTGGAAGATCATGGATCGGTGCCGGGAGGTTACTGCCGTTACGAGGCTGCCGCAGTCATTAAACGGAGTCTTTTCCAAAGGGTCTTTGAAAGGTCCTCCGACCTGTCCGACGCGGAGTACAGGCGTTTTCGCGAAGAGAACGCCTTCTGGCTGGAAGATTACGCGTTGTTCCGTTCGTTAAAAAGACGCCTCGCCCTTCCCTGGTACGAGTGGTCCCCACCCCTTCGGGACAGGGACGAGGACGCCCTCGCCGAGGCCAAAAGAGACCTGGACGACGAGATAAAACTGGAGACCTTCCTCCAATTTCTCTTCTTTCGCCAATGGGACCGCCTCCGAGGCCTCTGCCGAGAGCGGGGCATCCGGATCATCGGCGACGTGCCGGTCTACATCAGCCACGACAGCGCCGATGTGTGGGTCCACCGGGAACTCTTCAACCTCGATGCCACCGGGAATCTCGCCAGGGTGGCCGGCGTCCCCCCCGACTGCTTTTCAGCGAAGGGGCAGCGTTGGGACAACCCCGTCTACCGCTGGGACGTCCTCGAGGGGGAGCATTTCCATTGGTGGCTGAAGAGGCTCCGCCATGGGGTGGCATTATTCGACCTTGTCCGCATCGATCACTTCCGGGGGCTGGTAAAATTTTGGTCCATCCCGGCCGGTGAGAACTCCGTCGCCAGGGGCGCGTGGACCGATGCCTCGCCGAAGGCATTCTTCAAAGCGGTTCGGGAAAGCATCCCCGGGCTCCCCTTCATCGCCGAGGACCTGGGTTACATCACCCCCGACGTGACGGAGCATATCCGGCGCCTGGGCATCCCGGGGACGCTGGTGTTGCAGTTCGCTTTCGGCCCGGGGTTTGAAAAAAGCCCCTACGCCCCTCGAAACCACGGGAAGAATGCCTGTGTCTTCACCGGCACCCACGACAACAACACCGCCAGGGGTTGGTTCGAGTCCGAGGCGGACCCCTTGGCGAGGGAACAGCTGTCGGCCCTGGCGGGAGGCCCCGTGACGGGTGATAAGGTCTCCCTGGAGATGATCGACCTCGCCCTCTCCTCCCGGGCGAGGTTCGCCCTGTATCCCATGCAGGACATCCTGGGCCTTGGTGGCGAGGCCCGGCTCAATACTCCGGGGAAACCCAGGAGCAACTGGCTCTGGAGGGTAAAAGGGGAGCAGTTGCGGAATGCCCCGGCAGGGGAACTGGCGGTGATGGCGGCCAGGCACGGCAGAAGGTCTCCAGGGGTGGCGAAGGCCCGCCGGGACGAGGTAATGAAAGCGCCAGGCAAATAAGAGGTCAGGGGGTATTTGGGGATGCCGAAGATGCACTACGGAAACAACCTAGGGGATTCGCTGCGCTTCATGATGGAGCAGGATCCGTCTTTCCGGACGGTGGCATATTTTTCCATGGAGGTAGGGCTCAAGGGAAGCATACCCACCTACTCGGGAGGGCTGGGGGTCCTGGCCGGGGACATCCTTAAGAGCGCCGCCGACCTGGGAGTGCCCATGGCGGGCGTCACCCTGCTCTACCGGAAGGGCTACTTCCGGCAGGCCTTCAACGACTGCCTCCAGGAAGCGTTACCCGTAGAGTGGGAGCCTGGGAAGGAATTGACCCCCCTGCCCAACGAAGTCACGGTGAGGATCGAGGGGAGGGTCGTGAAGGTCCGCGCCTGGTGCCTGGAGATCCAGGGCAGGACGGGGTTCACCGTTCCGGTCTACTTTCTTGACACCGACTTCGAGGGAAACACCCTGTGGGACCGGGAGCTGACCTGGTACCTCTACGGGGGTGACGAACGCTATCGCCTCTGCCAGGAGATAGTCCTGGGCTCGGGGGGCCTGAGGATGCTCCGCGACCTGGGCTACTCCAACATAGACG harbors:
- the glgP gene encoding alpha-glucan family phosphorylase, producing MPKMHYGNNLGDSLRFMMEQDPSFRTVAYFSMEVGLKGSIPTYSGGLGVLAGDILKSAADLGVPMAGVTLLYRKGYFRQAFNDCLQEALPVEWEPGKELTPLPNEVTVRIEGRVVKVRAWCLEIQGRTGFTVPVYFLDTDFEGNTLWDRELTWYLYGGDERYRLCQEIVLGSGGLRMLRDLGYSNIDDYHLNEGHASFLLLELIREMGYENYDRVRERGIFTTHTPVSAGHDHFSWDLI
- the malQ gene encoding 4-alpha-glucanotransferase, whose protein sequence is MADQKSSWESKERSCGVLLHLPSLPSRWGVGDMGRGAGLFLDFLLSSGQALWQILPLSPTDSAQGHSPYSGLSAFAGNPLFISPELLVEDDLLEVSDLEDHGSVPGGYCRYEAAAVIKRSLFQRVFERSSDLSDAEYRRFREENAFWLEDYALFRSLKRRLALPWYEWSPPLRDRDEDALAEAKRDLDDEIKLETFLQFLFFRQWDRLRGLCRERGIRIIGDVPVYISHDSADVWVHRELFNLDATGNLARVAGVPPDCFSAKGQRWDNPVYRWDVLEGEHFHWWLKRLRHGVALFDLVRIDHFRGLVKFWSIPAGENSVARGAWTDASPKAFFKAVRESIPGLPFIAEDLGYITPDVTEHIRRLGIPGTLVLQFAFGPGFEKSPYAPRNHGKNACVFTGTHDNNTARGWFESEADPLAREQLSALAGGPVTGDKVSLEMIDLALSSRARFALYPMQDILGLGGEARLNTPGKPRSNWLWRVKGEQLRNAPAGELAVMAARHGRRSPGVAKARRDEVMKAPGK